GCTGCTGTCGGGCCCCTTGACCGCGCAATGGGACAGACCGTGTCTCGCGTGTCATCGTTCGTCCTCGCCGGCAGGGTCCCACGTCTCGGTCGGCTGCGCGTCGTGCCACGCGGAGAGAGGCGTGCTGCTCGGTCTCGTCAACACGTGGCTGCTGACCGAGGAGACCCTTCACGCGGTCACCGGGGGGAGGTGGGACTCGGGGAGGCGGGTGGAGGATGCCGCCTGCCTCGGCTGCCACTCCGCCGGGATCGGCGACACCGTCACCTCCGAGCGGGGACTCAGGATGTCGCACGCCGAGGTGATCGAGGCGGCCTGGTCGTGCACGGAGTGCCACGGGTCGGCCGCGCACGAGCGGGACGGCGTCGTCGGGGTCACGATGAGCCGCTGCGCGTCCTGCCACAACGGCGAGGCGGCCTCCGGCGGCTGCGGCACCTGCCACGGCGAGAGGACCGACAGGCAGGCGGCTCGCGAGCACGACCCGGAGTGGTCGGTCACCCACGGGCGCAACTGGCGCATGACACACGGCATGGGGGACTTGAGCGCCTGCGGTCTCTGCCACGGGCCGGGCAAGTGCGCGGGCTGCCACGGCGTCGACCTGCCCCACCCCGAGGAGTTCGGTGCCGAGCACAGCGCCACGGCAAAGGAGCGGCGCGAGGACTGCGTGTCGTGTCACCGGCCGTCCTTCTGCGACAACTGCCACGGGATGGAGATGCCGCACCCCCAGGGCTTCCTCGCCGGCCACGGCGAGGCCGAGAAGGACGCGGGGAGTCAGGCGTGCGAGCACTGTCACGTCCCCTCCCAGTGCGACGGCTGTCACGCGGACCACACCCACCCCGGGCGTTCCGAGCCCCTGCGGGCGCCACGGCGCAAGTACGAGCGGGGCGGATAGATGCTGGCCGAGCGTCTGCGGCATGTGTGGCAGGTGGTCGTGTCGACGGTGCGCGACCCCACTTCGAACCTGACGGTCGCGTTCTTCGTCATGGCGATCGTGACGCTCGCGCTGCTGCTGCTGCTCGTGCTGCTCTACATCGTCCTGACATGGCGGGAGCACGGCGAACGGGAGCGCCGGAGGCCGGCTGCCGCCGACGGTGTGGAGCGACGTCCCTGGAGGCACCGGCGGCAGGCCGCCGCGGCTGCGGCCGCGCTGGCTGCGCTGGCGCTGGTCTCGGCCTGGGACTACTCCGGGCGGGATGGTCTCTGCGCCCGCTGCCACCACACGTCGCGGGCGTTCGAGACCCGTGCCGAAGGCGCCCACGCGAGCGTCCCGTGCGGCCGCTGCCACGTGGGACGCGGAGCCGCGGGAGCCCTGGCCCGCATAGGTGGAGCCGGGAACGCGGTGAACGCCGCGTTGGGAGCCTCAGCGGACGTCCCGATGCCGAGCTTCGTCTCGGATCGCGCCTGCCTGGCGTGTCACCGCGCCGTCACGGAGGGGACGATCACGGCGAGGGGCGTACGGATCCGCCACGCCGACATCTCCGGCGCGGGCTACCGCTGCGGCGACTGCCACAACACGGTGGCCCACGGTCCGCGCGTGCGCCGCGCCCGGGAGCCCTCCATGAGCAGCTGCGTCGTCTGCCATGACGGCGAGAAGGCTTCCGCCGCGTGTGAGACGTGCCACGTGGATGACCCGGGGGTGGCCATCAGGCGCCTGCCTCGCGGCTTCAAGAAGGCGAGGATCGTCAAGGAGGATTGCCGAGGGTGCCACTCCATCGAGAGCTGCAACGAGTGCCACGGCCTCGAGCTGCCGCATTCGCGCAGGTTCGTGGACGGTTACCACGCAAGGCAGGCCCTGGACAAGGAGACGTGTCTGAAGTGCCACGACCTCTACGCGTTCTGCAACAAGGGCTGTCACAGGTTCAAGGCGGGCCTGGCGGCGGGTCCGCGCGTCCTGGGCGGTCAACACGGGACGCGGCCGCGGTTCGTAGGCTGGCACTCGCGGTACGGCCCCCGGCGCTGCGCCGGCTGTCATGACGACCCGAACGTGTGCAGGTACTGTCACGAGAGGGCCGAGACCGGGTGACCGCCGTCTCGCTCGTCTTCCGCACTGGCACCGCTCTTGCACCCTCCACCTGCGGCCGGGCCGTTGCCGGACGGCCGCCTGAAGGACTCGAGAAGCGGCTGGAAGAGCCGCGGTAAGGGCGACTCCACCCCGTGAGCCTGCGACGCCTGAGAGGGCACGCGGGCGGGAGGCACGGAGGGAAGGACGAGGGAACCGGAGGGTGCGCGCTCCCGCGCGCGTCGTGCGCACGCGTCACGCGACGCGTGCCGTCGGCCGCTGCGGCGGTCCTCGCCGCGGCGGTCCTCGTCGCGCTCGCATCAGGGGCGCTCGCGCTCGCGGAGCCCGAGGCGCCGCCCGCCCGCC
The window above is part of the Coriobacteriia bacterium genome. Proteins encoded here:
- a CDS encoding cytochrome c3 family protein — its product is MLAERLRHVWQVVVSTVRDPTSNLTVAFFVMAIVTLALLLLLVLLYIVLTWREHGERERRRPAAADGVERRPWRHRRQAAAAAAALAALALVSAWDYSGRDGLCARCHHTSRAFETRAEGAHASVPCGRCHVGRGAAGALARIGGAGNAVNAALGASADVPMPSFVSDRACLACHRAVTEGTITARGVRIRHADISGAGYRCGDCHNTVAHGPRVRRAREPSMSSCVVCHDGEKASAACETCHVDDPGVAIRRLPRGFKKARIVKEDCRGCHSIESCNECHGLELPHSRRFVDGYHARQALDKETCLKCHDLYAFCNKGCHRFKAGLAAGPRVLGGQHGTRPRFVGWHSRYGPRRCAGCHDDPNVCRYCHERAETG